Proteins from one Streptomyces roseifaciens genomic window:
- a CDS encoding gamma-glutamyltransferase family protein translates to MFTTRPTLQGTFGMVSTTHWLASQSAMAVLEGGGNAFDAAVAAGFVLHVVEPHMNGPAGEVPAVFAPAGGPVQVLCGQGPAPRGATIGHYRSLGLDLVPGTGPLAAAVPGAFDAWMLLLRDHGTKPLADVLSYAIGYAEHGHAPVEAIGRTVATVRKIFETEWTSSAGLYLPGGRPPAPGTLLRNPALAATWRRLLAEADAGGGSREQRIDAARRVWREGFVAEALVAAAARPTLDTSGERHTAPLTGDDLAGFRAGYEEPVRHDWNGWTVCKAGPWSQGPVLLQQLALLDGPPDYGTPEYVHTLIEGSKLAMADREAWYGDAADVPLKALLSEGYNAARRALIGDLASYTLRPGSPEGRSPHLARHVVAAAERTAPAAAGAGEPTVTVSGATRGDTCHLDVVDRWGNMISATPSGGWLQSNPVVPELGFPLGTRLQMAWLEPGLPNSLTPGRRPRTTLTPSLALRDGEPVLAFGTPGGDQQDQWQLHFFLAVALRPPVRGGLDLQGAIDAPNWHQDSFPGSFYPRTMSPGAVVVERRMGETAIGELRRRGHRVTVGESWSEGRLCAVARDPRTGVLSAAANPRGMQGYAVGR, encoded by the coding sequence ATGTTCACCACCCGGCCCACCCTGCAGGGCACCTTCGGCATGGTGTCGACCACCCACTGGCTGGCCTCGCAGTCCGCGATGGCCGTACTGGAGGGCGGCGGCAACGCCTTCGACGCCGCCGTCGCCGCCGGATTCGTCCTGCACGTCGTCGAGCCGCACATGAACGGCCCGGCCGGCGAGGTGCCCGCCGTGTTCGCGCCGGCGGGCGGCCCGGTGCAGGTGCTCTGCGGCCAGGGTCCGGCGCCCCGGGGCGCGACCATCGGGCACTACCGCTCGCTCGGCCTCGACCTGGTCCCCGGCACCGGCCCGCTCGCGGCCGCCGTGCCGGGCGCGTTCGACGCCTGGATGCTGCTCCTGCGCGACCACGGCACCAAGCCGCTCGCCGACGTCCTCTCGTACGCCATCGGCTATGCCGAGCACGGCCACGCGCCCGTCGAGGCCATCGGCCGGACCGTGGCCACCGTCCGCAAGATCTTCGAGACGGAGTGGACGTCCTCCGCCGGGCTCTACCTGCCCGGCGGCCGCCCGCCGGCCCCGGGCACGCTCCTGCGCAACCCCGCGCTCGCCGCCACCTGGCGCCGCCTGCTCGCCGAGGCCGACGCGGGCGGCGGCAGCCGGGAGCAGCGCATCGACGCGGCCCGGCGCGTCTGGCGCGAGGGCTTCGTCGCCGAAGCGCTCGTGGCGGCCGCGGCTCGCCCGACCCTCGACACCTCCGGCGAGCGCCACACCGCGCCCCTCACCGGCGACGACCTCGCCGGCTTCCGCGCGGGCTACGAGGAGCCGGTGCGCCACGACTGGAACGGCTGGACCGTCTGCAAGGCCGGCCCCTGGTCGCAGGGCCCGGTCCTCCTCCAGCAGCTCGCCCTGCTCGACGGGCCGCCGGACTACGGCACGCCTGAGTACGTCCACACCCTCATCGAGGGCAGCAAGCTCGCCATGGCCGACCGCGAGGCCTGGTACGGCGACGCCGCCGACGTCCCGCTGAAGGCCCTGCTCTCCGAGGGCTACAACGCCGCCCGCCGCGCGCTGATCGGCGACCTCGCCTCGTACACCCTGCGCCCCGGCAGCCCGGAGGGCCGCAGCCCGCACCTGGCCCGGCACGTCGTCGCCGCGGCGGAGCGGACCGCCCCGGCCGCGGCGGGCGCGGGCGAGCCGACCGTCACCGTCAGCGGCGCGACCCGCGGCGACACCTGCCACCTCGACGTCGTCGACCGCTGGGGCAACATGATCTCCGCGACCCCCAGCGGCGGCTGGCTGCAGTCCAACCCCGTCGTCCCGGAGCTCGGCTTCCCGCTCGGCACCCGGCTGCAGATGGCCTGGCTCGAACCCGGCCTGCCCAACTCCCTCACCCCCGGACGCCGCCCGCGCACCACCCTCACCCCGTCCCTGGCCCTGCGGGACGGCGAGCCCGTCCTCGCCTTCGGCACCCCCGGCGGCGATCAGCAGGACCAGTGGCAGCTGCACTTCTTCCTCGCCGTCGCCCTGCGCCCGCCCGTGCGCGGCGGCCTGGACCTGCAGGGCGCGATCGACGCGCCCAACTGGCACCAGGACTCCTTCCCCGGCTCCTTCTACCCGCGCACCATGAGCCCCGGGGCCGTCGTCGTCGAGCGGCGGATGGGCGAGACGGCGATCGGGGAACTGCGCCGGCGGGGTCACCGGGTGACGGTGGGCGAGTCGTGGTCGGAGGGGCGGCTGTGCGCGGTGGCGCGCGATCCGCGCACGGGCGTGCTGTCGGCGGCGGCCAATCCGCGCGGCATGCAGGGGTACGCGGTGGGCCGCTGA
- a CDS encoding inositol monophosphatase family protein codes for MLEDFLVGDPTDVEEAVRKAAAAEIMPRFRQLAADEIVQKNGPHDLVTVADRRAEEHLAAALTALLPGSVVVGEEAVHADPGILGAVGGDAPVWIVDPVDGTRQFVNGEPGFATLVCLAHRGELLASWTYAPALDLMAVARRGGGARLNGEPLRAGSPAPGKVLEVAISHYDFTDDEQKRVLSALATEGVAPRPCGSAGLEYLNVARGAIDGLAFSWENPWDHAAGLLLVAEAGGASGTVAGESFRIAGGNALPFAAARDEATLRHILDLLASAG; via the coding sequence ATGCTCGAAGACTTTCTCGTAGGTGATCCGACCGACGTCGAGGAGGCGGTCCGCAAGGCGGCCGCCGCCGAGATCATGCCCCGCTTCCGGCAGCTCGCCGCGGACGAGATCGTCCAGAAGAACGGCCCGCACGACCTCGTCACCGTCGCCGACCGGCGCGCCGAGGAGCACCTCGCCGCCGCCCTCACGGCCCTGCTGCCCGGCTCGGTCGTGGTCGGCGAGGAGGCGGTGCACGCGGATCCGGGCATCCTCGGCGCCGTCGGCGGCGACGCCCCCGTGTGGATCGTCGACCCGGTCGACGGCACCCGTCAGTTCGTCAACGGCGAGCCCGGCTTCGCCACGCTCGTCTGCCTCGCCCACCGCGGCGAGCTCCTCGCCTCGTGGACGTACGCGCCCGCGCTCGACCTGATGGCCGTCGCCCGCCGCGGCGGCGGGGCCCGGCTCAACGGCGAGCCGCTCCGCGCCGGCTCGCCCGCCCCGGGCAAGGTCCTGGAAGTGGCGATCTCCCACTACGACTTCACCGACGACGAGCAGAAGCGCGTCCTGTCGGCGCTCGCCACGGAGGGCGTCGCGCCGCGCCCCTGCGGCTCGGCCGGCCTGGAGTACCTCAACGTGGCGCGGGGCGCCATCGACGGCCTCGCCTTCAGCTGGGAGAACCCCTGGGACCACGCCGCCGGGCTGCTGCTGGTCGCCGAGGCGGGCGGGGCGAGCGGGACGGTCGCCGGGGAGTCCTTCCGCATAGCCGGCGGCAACGCCCTCCCCTTCGCCGCCGCGCGGGACGAGGCGACGCTCCGTCATATCCTGGACCTGCTGGCGTCCGCCGGCTGA
- a CDS encoding phytoene desaturase family protein: MLDAVVVGAGPNGLTAAVELARRGLSVEVFEAAGAVGGGARTEELTLPGFRHDPCSAVHPLGAGSPAFAAMPLARHGLEWVHPELPMAHPFPDGTAAVLARSVGETAHSFGPRDAGAYRRLVEPFQGRWETLAADFLRTQWDGLPRDPLLYARFGLAGIQPASLLARRFRGEKAAALIAGLAAHGIAPLTGPGTGGMALIFALAAHAGGWPVPRGGSQSIADALASYLRACGGAVHTGFEVKRLDDLPPARAYVFDTSPTALARIAGLGNAYRGYRYGPSVFKIDYALSGPVPWTAQEARRAGTVHIGPTYGEIDAALDAALQGRDPSVPFLITAQPSLVDPSRAPEGKHTFWVYGHVPSGWEGDATEVIERQIERFAPGFRDLVLARATAGPPQLAARNANYVGGDFAIGSVAGLRLVIRPKLARVPYATAHPAVFLCSSATPPGPGVHGMCGHHAAKAVWRRLRTR; the protein is encoded by the coding sequence ATGCTCGACGCCGTCGTCGTAGGTGCCGGGCCCAACGGGCTCACCGCCGCCGTGGAGCTGGCCCGGCGCGGCCTGTCGGTGGAGGTCTTCGAGGCCGCCGGTGCCGTCGGCGGCGGCGCGCGGACCGAGGAGCTCACGCTCCCCGGCTTCCGGCACGACCCGTGCTCCGCCGTGCACCCGCTCGGCGCGGGCTCGCCCGCCTTCGCCGCGATGCCGCTGGCCCGGCACGGCCTGGAGTGGGTGCACCCCGAGCTGCCCATGGCGCACCCCTTCCCGGACGGCACGGCCGCCGTCCTCGCCCGCAGCGTGGGGGAGACGGCGCACTCCTTCGGGCCGCGCGACGCCGGGGCGTACCGGCGCCTCGTCGAGCCCTTCCAGGGCAGATGGGAGACGCTCGCGGCCGACTTCCTGCGCACCCAGTGGGACGGCCTGCCGCGCGACCCCCTCCTCTACGCGCGCTTCGGCCTGGCCGGCATCCAGCCCGCGTCCCTGCTGGCCCGCCGCTTCCGGGGCGAGAAGGCGGCGGCCCTGATCGCGGGCCTCGCCGCGCACGGCATCGCCCCCCTCACCGGCCCCGGCACCGGCGGCATGGCGCTGATCTTCGCGCTGGCCGCGCACGCGGGCGGCTGGCCGGTGCCGCGCGGCGGCTCCCAGTCCATCGCCGACGCCCTGGCCTCGTACCTGCGCGCGTGCGGCGGCGCCGTGCACACCGGCTTCGAGGTCAAGCGCCTGGACGACCTGCCGCCCGCCCGCGCCTACGTCTTCGACACCTCGCCCACCGCCCTCGCCCGGATCGCGGGCCTCGGCAACGCCTACCGCGGCTACCGCTACGGCCCCAGCGTCTTCAAGATCGACTACGCGCTGTCGGGCCCCGTGCCGTGGACGGCGCAGGAGGCCCGCCGCGCCGGCACGGTCCACATCGGCCCGACGTACGGCGAGATCGACGCCGCCCTCGACGCCGCGCTGCAGGGCCGGGACCCGTCGGTGCCCTTCCTCATCACCGCCCAGCCCAGCCTCGTCGACCCCAGCCGCGCACCCGAGGGCAAGCACACCTTCTGGGTGTACGGGCACGTGCCGAGCGGCTGGGAGGGCGACGCCACCGAGGTGATCGAGCGTCAGATCGAGCGCTTCGCCCCCGGCTTCCGCGACCTCGTCCTGGCCCGCGCCACGGCCGGCCCCCCGCAGCTGGCCGCCCGCAACGCCAACTACGTGGGCGGCGACTTCGCCATCGGCTCCGTGGCGGGCCTCCGCCTGGTCATCCGGCCCAAACTCGCCCGCGTGCCCTACGCCACGGCCCACCCGGCCGTCTTCCTCTGCTCCTCCGCCACCCCGCCCGGCCCCGGCGTCCACGGCATGTGCGGGCACCACGCGGCGAAGGCGGTGTGGAGGAGGCTGCGCACGCGGTAG
- a CDS encoding Clp protease N-terminal domain-containing protein — protein sequence MFERFTRDARVAVVQAQEEARTLGHPWIGSEHLLLGVLMQDGAPGVATLARFGITPERCRSAVAPAGALGTDDAEALRAFGIDLEAVRAQAEGTFGPGALDRPGPPEERRRRFLPFGRRRSEPGGQGHIPFTPRAKKALERSLREALARKERHIGAEHVLLGILHPDDKVTGGVLRKLGTDAVAVRNGILADLPGAA from the coding sequence ATGTTCGAACGGTTCACCCGGGATGCACGTGTCGCCGTCGTACAGGCTCAGGAGGAGGCCCGCACGCTGGGTCATCCGTGGATCGGCAGCGAGCACCTGCTGCTCGGCGTCCTCATGCAGGACGGGGCGCCCGGAGTCGCCACGCTGGCCCGGTTCGGCATCACGCCCGAGAGGTGCCGGAGTGCGGTCGCGCCCGCCGGAGCCCTCGGTACGGACGACGCGGAGGCGCTGCGCGCCTTCGGCATCGACCTGGAAGCCGTACGGGCGCAGGCCGAGGGCACGTTCGGGCCGGGGGCCCTGGACCGGCCCGGTCCGCCGGAGGAGAGGCGGCGGCGGTTCCTGCCGTTCGGCCGCCGCCGGAGCGAACCCGGCGGGCAGGGCCACATCCCCTTCACACCCCGCGCGAAGAAGGCCTTGGAGCGTTCCCTGCGCGAGGCCCTGGCCCGCAAGGAACGCCACATCGGCGCGGAACACGTCCTCCTGGGCATCCTCCACCCGGACGACAAGGTGACGGGCGGCGTCCTGCGGAAGCTGGGGACCGACGCCGTCGCCGTACGGAACGGGATCCTGGCGGACCTGCCGGGCGCCGCCTGA
- a CDS encoding SIR2 family NAD-dependent protein deacylase: MNTAKKRPLVAILSGAGISTDSGIPDYRGPNGLWRRDPEAEKLVTYTYYMSDPEIRRRSWRMRREGPALRARPNVAHEAVVRLEKSGVPVRVITQNVDGLHQLAGMPERKVLELHGSARAVQCTRCKARSGMEAALERVAAGDPDPACEACGGILKSATVMFGEGLDPVMLGEAVAVTKACEVFVAVGTSLQVHPAASLAGLAADHGARLIIVNAEPTPYDDRADELVREPIGTALPALLERIAAG; encoded by the coding sequence ATGAACACCGCCAAGAAGCGCCCGCTGGTGGCCATCCTCAGCGGCGCCGGGATCTCCACGGACTCCGGCATCCCGGACTACCGCGGCCCCAACGGGCTGTGGCGCCGCGACCCGGAGGCCGAGAAGCTCGTCACGTACACGTACTACATGTCCGACCCGGAGATCCGGCGCCGGTCGTGGCGGATGCGGCGCGAGGGGCCCGCGCTGCGCGCCCGGCCGAACGTCGCGCACGAGGCGGTGGTGCGCCTGGAGAAGTCGGGCGTCCCGGTGCGGGTGATCACGCAGAACGTCGACGGGCTGCACCAGCTTGCGGGGATGCCGGAGCGCAAGGTCCTCGAACTGCACGGCTCGGCACGGGCCGTGCAGTGCACCCGCTGCAAGGCGCGTTCCGGCATGGAGGCGGCGCTGGAGCGGGTGGCGGCGGGCGATCCGGACCCGGCGTGCGAGGCGTGCGGCGGCATCCTCAAGTCGGCGACGGTCATGTTCGGCGAGGGTCTGGACCCGGTGATGCTGGGCGAGGCGGTGGCCGTGACCAAGGCGTGCGAGGTCTTCGTCGCCGTCGGCACGAGCCTGCAGGTGCACCCCGCCGCATCGCTGGCGGGACTGGCGGCCGACCACGGCGCGCGGCTCATCATCGTCAACGCGGAGCCGACGCCGTACGACGACCGGGCCGACGAGCTGGTGCGCGAGCCGATCGGGACGGCGCTTCCGGCGCTGCTGGAGCGGATCGCCGCGGGGTAG
- a CDS encoding TetR/AcrR family transcriptional regulator, producing MGRPKQFDPDVAVGKAMDVFWRKGYAATTPQDLVDELGIGKGSLYNAFGSKHALFERTLERYRDTQSAALVELLDQSGPVRPLLRSALELLIETDLGPAGRRGCFAVNTATELGGRDDASTELVRRMFERTEGAFKAAVERGQRTGEFAPDRDADAAASLLLAALVGMRVIARAQGGRERLCRVVDAVLDAL from the coding sequence ATGGGAAGACCCAAGCAGTTCGACCCGGACGTGGCCGTCGGCAAGGCCATGGACGTCTTCTGGCGCAAGGGCTACGCAGCCACCACGCCGCAGGACCTCGTCGACGAGCTCGGCATCGGAAAGGGCAGCCTCTACAACGCCTTCGGCAGCAAGCACGCCCTCTTCGAGCGCACGCTGGAGCGCTACCGCGACACCCAGTCGGCGGCGCTGGTCGAGCTGCTCGACCAGTCGGGCCCCGTCCGGCCGCTGCTGCGCTCCGCGCTGGAGCTGCTGATCGAGACCGACCTCGGGCCGGCCGGCCGCCGTGGCTGCTTCGCCGTCAACACCGCCACCGAACTCGGCGGCCGGGACGACGCCTCCACCGAGCTCGTACGCCGCATGTTCGAGCGCACCGAGGGCGCCTTCAAGGCGGCCGTCGAGCGCGGGCAGCGCACGGGCGAGTTCGCCCCGGACCGGGACGCGGACGCGGCGGCGAGCCTGCTGCTCGCGGCGCTCGTCGGGATGCGGGTCATCGCCCGGGCCCAGGGCGGCCGGGAGCGGCTGTGCCGCGTCGTGGATGCGGTGCTCGACGCACTCTGA
- a CDS encoding SDR family oxidoreductase, with protein sequence MDLHLNGKTALVTGASRGIGLATVRSLAAEGVRVVGAARTITPELKEVAAVTVAVDLSTPDGARRLVEQAVAGLGDGIDLLVNNVGGGDEIVLGGFLDSGDAEFQSNLELNFLSAVRVSRAALPSLVERRGSVVNVSSINARLPAAGPVAYSVAKAALTAFGKSLSEEFGPRGVRVNTVSPGVVRTAIWEDPEGFGGKVAAAAGVDHAEFLEQLPQRFGMASPRITEPGEVAALITFLLSDVAANINGADHVIDGGTVKTV encoded by the coding sequence ATGGATCTCCACCTCAACGGCAAGACCGCCCTCGTCACGGGCGCCAGCCGCGGCATCGGCCTCGCCACCGTCCGGTCGCTCGCCGCCGAGGGCGTACGGGTCGTCGGCGCCGCCCGGACGATCACCCCCGAGCTGAAGGAGGTAGCCGCCGTGACCGTCGCCGTGGACCTCAGCACCCCCGACGGCGCGCGCCGCCTCGTCGAGCAGGCGGTCGCCGGGCTCGGGGACGGGATCGACCTGCTGGTCAACAACGTCGGCGGCGGCGACGAGATCGTGCTCGGCGGGTTCCTCGATTCCGGCGACGCAGAGTTCCAGTCGAACCTCGAGCTCAACTTCCTCAGCGCCGTGCGCGTCAGCCGCGCCGCCCTGCCCTCCCTGGTCGAGCGGCGCGGGTCCGTCGTCAACGTCTCCTCCATCAACGCGCGGCTCCCCGCCGCCGGACCCGTCGCCTACAGCGTGGCCAAGGCCGCGCTCACCGCGTTCGGCAAGTCCCTGTCCGAGGAGTTCGGGCCGCGGGGCGTGCGCGTCAACACCGTCTCGCCGGGCGTGGTCCGCACGGCGATCTGGGAGGACCCGGAGGGGTTCGGCGGCAAGGTGGCCGCGGCGGCCGGCGTCGACCACGCCGAGTTCCTGGAGCAGCTCCCGCAGCGCTTCGGCATGGCCAGCCCGCGGATCACCGAGCCCGGCGAGGTCGCTGCCCTGATCACCTTCCTGCTCTCCGACGTGGCGGCCAACATCAACGGTGCGGACCACGTCATCGACGGCGGCACGGTGAAGACCGTCTGA
- a CDS encoding BCCT family transporter, whose protein sequence is MSTDVHDPAGPPSPAVPGGGEEPPDPALVAIGGAAVLAVVAWAALGKHSFDRVTKSALDWVLSNFAWLFVIAADVFLVLCVVIAFSRFGRIRLGRDDDRPEFGNLAWIAMMFSAGMGIGLMFYGVGEPLLHFVSPPPGSGITANTPAAARTALEYSFFHWTLHPWAIYGMAGLALAYAGFRKGRGNRLSSAFVPLLGEERAAGWPGRVIDLLAVFATVFGTATSLGLGALQVSKGLNITTGVQDTTSLELVIIGGLSAAFVLSAFSGLHKGVKWLSTLNIALAACLMLFVFLLGPTVFVLNTIPAATGGYLHDLLTLATRTGAFTDSKWLGAWTIFYWAWWLSWAPFVGTFIARISRGRTIREFLVGVLLVPSGATVVWFCVMGGSALRLDMTGAADMAGTVKDGAEASLFALLDTLPVETLTSWIAMALVMTYFITSADSASLVMGSLSSRGALHPRTWLVVTWGVLMAAVAAVLLVAGGLQSLQSATILVALPFVLVMLALCWSLMRELREDPGAGPARHHAMHGLRDALRTMVGDAMEEHAPGPVRHPRLRRVAESVRERDDRDDGPKGGGPRG, encoded by the coding sequence ATGAGCACCGATGTGCACGATCCGGCCGGCCCGCCCTCCCCTGCCGTTCCGGGCGGCGGGGAGGAGCCCCCGGACCCGGCGCTGGTCGCGATCGGCGGCGCCGCGGTGCTCGCGGTCGTCGCGTGGGCGGCGCTGGGCAAGCACTCCTTCGACCGGGTGACGAAGTCGGCGCTGGACTGGGTACTGTCCAACTTCGCCTGGCTGTTCGTGATCGCCGCCGACGTCTTCCTCGTCCTGTGCGTGGTCATCGCCTTCAGCCGCTTCGGCCGGATCCGGCTCGGCCGGGACGACGACCGGCCCGAGTTCGGCAACCTCGCGTGGATCGCGATGATGTTCAGCGCGGGCATGGGCATCGGCCTGATGTTCTACGGCGTCGGCGAACCGCTCCTGCACTTCGTCTCGCCGCCCCCGGGCAGCGGCATCACGGCGAACACGCCCGCGGCGGCCCGCACGGCGCTGGAGTACTCGTTCTTCCACTGGACCCTGCACCCGTGGGCGATCTACGGCATGGCCGGCCTCGCGCTCGCCTACGCCGGCTTCCGCAAGGGCCGCGGCAACCGGCTGAGCTCGGCGTTCGTGCCGCTGCTCGGCGAGGAGCGGGCGGCGGGCTGGCCGGGCCGGGTCATCGACCTGCTCGCGGTCTTCGCGACCGTGTTCGGCACGGCGACCAGCCTGGGCCTGGGCGCCCTCCAGGTGTCCAAGGGGCTCAACATCACGACGGGCGTGCAGGACACCACTTCCCTGGAGCTGGTGATCATCGGCGGGCTGTCGGCCGCGTTCGTGCTGTCGGCCTTCTCCGGGCTGCACAAGGGCGTGAAGTGGCTCAGCACGCTCAACATCGCGCTGGCCGCCTGCCTGATGCTCTTCGTCTTCCTCCTCGGCCCCACCGTCTTCGTCCTGAACACCATCCCCGCGGCCACCGGCGGCTATCTGCACGACCTGCTGACGCTCGCGACCCGTACGGGCGCGTTCACCGACTCGAAGTGGCTCGGCGCGTGGACGATCTTCTACTGGGCGTGGTGGCTGTCGTGGGCGCCGTTCGTGGGCACCTTCATCGCCCGGATCTCGCGCGGGCGGACGATCCGCGAGTTCCTCGTCGGCGTGCTGCTCGTGCCCAGCGGGGCGACGGTGGTGTGGTTCTGCGTGATGGGCGGGAGCGCACTGCGGCTGGACATGACGGGCGCGGCCGACATGGCCGGGACCGTCAAGGACGGCGCGGAGGCGTCCTTGTTCGCGCTCCTGGACACCCTGCCGGTGGAGACGCTCACCTCGTGGATCGCGATGGCGCTGGTGATGACGTACTTCATCACCAGCGCGGACTCCGCGTCCCTGGTGATGGGCTCGCTCTCCAGCCGGGGCGCGCTGCACCCGCGCACGTGGCTGGTGGTGACGTGGGGGGTGCTGATGGCGGCGGTGGCGGCGGTCCTGCTGGTGGCCGGCGGGCTGCAGTCGCTGCAGTCGGCGACGATCCTGGTCGCGCTGCCGTTCGTACTGGTGATGCTGGCGTTGTGCTGGTCGCTGATGAGGGAGCTGCGCGAGGACCCGGGCGCGGGCCCGGCCCGTCACCACGCGATGCACGGGCTGCGGGACGCGCTGCGGACGATGGTCGGCGACGCGATGGAGGAGCACGCCCCGGGCCCGGTGCGCCACCCTCGGCTGCGCCGGGTCGCGGAGAGCGTCCGCGAGCGCGACGACCGCGACGACGGCCCGAAGGGCGGCGGGCCGCGGGGCTAG
- a CDS encoding glycerate kinase, with product MTDAVRVLIAADKFKGSLTAAEVARHVAAGLRRGADAAGRRLVVGELPVADGGDGTVDAALAAGFERREVRVTGPAGDPVTAAFALRGATAVVEMAEASGLRRLPGGVPAPLTATTYGTGELLRAALDAGARTVILGIGGSASTDGGAGMLSALGARLLDASGTPVGPGGAALAGLATADLSGLDPRLRTTALVLASDVRNPLTGPAGAAAVYGPQKGAGADDVALLDAALAHYAAVLDGGALAGAPGAGAAGGLGYGALAGLGAGFRLGIEVMLDVLGFADALKDADLVITGEGSLDAQTLHGKAPAGVAAAARERGVPVVAVCGRLALESSALQGAGIGRAYALTDLEPDPGRCMALAGPLLERLAERIAGDCLS from the coding sequence ATGACGGACGCGGTACGGGTGCTGATCGCCGCGGACAAGTTCAAGGGGTCCCTGACGGCCGCCGAGGTCGCCCGGCACGTCGCCGCCGGGCTCCGGCGCGGCGCGGACGCCGCCGGCCGGCGGCTCGTCGTCGGCGAGCTGCCCGTCGCCGACGGCGGGGACGGCACGGTCGACGCCGCCCTGGCGGCCGGGTTCGAGCGCCGCGAGGTGCGGGTGACCGGGCCGGCGGGGGACCCGGTCACCGCCGCGTTCGCGCTGCGCGGCGCCACCGCCGTCGTGGAGATGGCCGAGGCGTCCGGGCTGCGGCGGCTCCCCGGCGGGGTCCCCGCGCCCCTCACGGCCACCACCTACGGCACGGGCGAACTGCTGCGGGCCGCGCTCGACGCGGGGGCCCGCACGGTGATCCTCGGGATCGGCGGCAGCGCCTCCACGGACGGCGGGGCCGGGATGCTGAGCGCGCTCGGTGCGCGGCTCCTCGACGCCTCCGGCACGCCGGTCGGCCCCGGCGGCGCGGCCCTCGCCGGCCTCGCCACGGCCGACCTCTCCGGCCTCGACCCGCGGCTGCGCACCACGGCCCTGGTCCTCGCGAGCGACGTCCGCAACCCCCTGACCGGCCCGGCGGGCGCCGCGGCCGTCTACGGCCCGCAGAAGGGCGCCGGAGCGGACGACGTGGCCCTGCTGGACGCCGCCCTCGCGCACTACGCCGCCGTGCTCGACGGCGGCGCGCTCGCGGGCGCGCCCGGCGCCGGTGCCGCGGGCGGGCTCGGGTACGGGGCGCTGGCCGGGCTCGGCGCGGGCTTCCGGCTCGGCATCGAGGTCATGCTCGACGTCCTCGGCTTCGCCGACGCCCTGAAGGACGCGGACCTCGTGATCACGGGAGAGGGGTCCCTGGACGCCCAGACCCTCCACGGCAAGGCGCCCGCGGGGGTGGCCGCGGCGGCCCGCGAGCGGGGCGTGCCGGTCGTGGCGGTCTGCGGTCGCCTGGCCCTGGAGAGCTCTGCGCTCCAGGGCGCGGGGATCGGGCGTGCGTACGCCCTGACGGACCTGGAGCCGGACCCCGGGCGCTGCATGGCCCTCGCCGGGCCGCTGCTGGAGCGCCTCGCGGAGCGCATCGCGGGGGACTGCCTCTCGTAG
- the pssA gene encoding CDP-diacylglycerol--serine O-phosphatidyltransferase, with protein sequence MTVIDQEASWVPEADEAEDTEDMPLSTRLSIADTLTLGNAICGFMAVYFTTTGVLIPHLTGNEDGGMARHSAATAVILMLLASVFDLFDGLVARKLRSSAMGAELDNLSDLISFGLAPAYFVVVWGMVADDAHQRVSAVAAVVVLLAVVLRLARFSCVQLRDGIFQGMPSPFGALTVVSIVLLELPFVPTLLAIVGVAWLMVSRVEYPKPRGRLAVAMLSWIVLSMGLLAAWAFDAPGGELLLQTGCALQVVLGAVIPLFATARRVNTFRDNRREARATQLP encoded by the coding sequence TTGACCGTGATTGATCAAGAGGCATCCTGGGTGCCCGAGGCGGACGAGGCCGAGGACACGGAGGACATGCCCCTGTCCACCCGGCTCTCAATAGCGGACACGCTCACGCTGGGCAACGCGATCTGCGGGTTCATGGCGGTGTACTTCACCACCACCGGCGTCCTCATCCCCCACCTCACGGGGAACGAGGACGGCGGCATGGCCCGCCACAGCGCGGCCACCGCGGTGATACTGATGCTGCTGGCGTCGGTCTTCGACCTCTTCGACGGGCTCGTGGCGCGCAAGCTGCGCAGCTCGGCGATGGGCGCGGAGCTGGACAACCTCTCCGACCTGATCAGCTTCGGGCTCGCCCCGGCGTACTTCGTGGTCGTGTGGGGCATGGTCGCCGACGACGCCCACCAGCGGGTGTCGGCCGTGGCGGCCGTGGTGGTCCTGCTGGCGGTCGTCCTCAGACTGGCGCGCTTCTCGTGCGTCCAGCTGCGGGACGGCATCTTCCAGGGCATGCCGAGCCCCTTCGGGGCGCTGACCGTCGTCTCGATCGTGCTGCTGGAGCTGCCCTTCGTCCCGACGCTGCTGGCGATCGTGGGCGTGGCGTGGCTGATGGTGAGCCGTGTCGAGTACCCGAAGCCGCGGGGGCGCCTCGCGGTGGCGATGCTCAGCTGGATCGTGCTCAGCATGGGCCTGCTGGCGGCCTGGGCGTTCGACGCGCCCGGCGGTGAGCTCCTGCTCCAGACGGGCTGCGCGCTCCAGGTCGTCCTGGGCGCGGTGATCCCCCTGTTCGCCACGGCGCGCCGGGTGAACACGTTCCGCGACAACCGCCGCGAGGCGAGGGCGACGCAGCTGCCGTAG